AAGGAACACACACAAAGCGAATCGTGATGCGACCGTTCCCTTGGCCTGTCAAATAAATCGTGACCATAGCCCGACCCGGTTTCAGCTGTCCTAAACGAATAGTAAACCGACACGTAATCCTAGTTCCAGCACACGTAAGCAATCTCCGTCACCGTGTGAGACAACATGGGCCCTGGCTGCCGTCTCCTAACGAGACCAGTTTTCATCGGCACACCAAAGGCTTCTCtgttaaaaaacttaaaaaacacactgttgttttttttttaacttgacGCCGTTAAAACCTTCTCTTTCCTCCTCGTATAAATACCCAGAGAAGCTCTTGTCTCATCTCTTGCTCTTCGTCATAATTTTATACTCCAAGACAAGTAAACGTCGGAGCTCCGTTTTAGCTACCCAACAACCCGAAACCTCTCcctctttatttttcttttgttttttgaaattaGTTTTCGGCCGTTGTCATTTTTAATTTCAGGTAGAAAATAATCTGTTAGAGAGTTCTGGAGATTttgttttggatatttttaagcAGTGAGTTTTAAAGCTtcgcgagagagagagagggagagagagagagagtaggaGCTTTTGTGTCAGAATCAGATTCGATATCCgcacgaagaagaagacgacgacaTTTCAGGTCAGTGCGAGTTTCGTTGTGagaaatctatttattttctaaagatTTGTATCGGAAAATGAAATAATCAGAGAGATTCGTTgcttaccttttttttttctttctttcttcggTATAAGTGATTgagaaagaaacagaaaatTCATTCGATTTTTTTCGATCGATCTTTTCAAACTATTTTTCtaggaaggaaaaaaaaaagattcagagGATATTGTGCTTGTGTATTGCCTTTACCTGCTGCATTTGTTTCCTTTACTGTCACttgattgatttgatttttgaCAGATTTGATTCGTCACTTCTCTCCAGATTTTCTCATAGCTTTCTAAGCATccaaacagattttttttttattctctcaCTAAAACTCAAACCGAAAATTTCTACAGCTTTCCAGGAAAAATTTACCGTTTCTTATTCATTTCAAAAGTTTCGCGGGTATTTACTGTTCCCTAACTTTACTTTTGCTTTTTTCACTAAGAAGAACGCCGAATTCTTCTCTGCCATTAAAAAGCTGTAATTCATCATTACCGATCCTTTATTCACATATATTGTGCAGACATTGATGATGGTCTATTTATATGTGTAGGCTTAGACACAGAAGATAGGACGAACCCCACTCGTGCCCGGGGACGGAGATAGACTGAACCTTAAAAGCAGAGCTGCTAACGATAATCTTAAATCAGATTCGCAGTTATCGAAACAAAAGGTGTGTACAATTCACCCATTATTCCATTCAAATCAAattcaatgttttgaaaaatctagaagaaaaaaaacataggCTTTTGTTTGTATCAGTTATTGCATTTGCTTATCAAAAACAAGAGTGTTACTATTACTCTTCGTAATTCGTGATTgctgcaattttttttatttttttttagtaactTTTGTATAGTAGAAGACAGAACTGTATGTAGCTTTCATCTCTCGACACGCTTTAGATTGGTCCATCATCACTCAGAACCCTAAATATAGAAACCaaactccttttctttttcctaACACGTGACTGTCAAGACTCTATTTTCTTGTTCTAAAACATTcaatattttccttttctagtgatatttttttatttttttattttagttttttcccTGTCTCGAATGGTGATAAACACGGGAAAACCTCCACATATTATTTGACTCTATTGTCAAattgtttttctgttttatttggCTGCTCTCAcataatctatattttaaaaatgtcagGAATTTTCGGCTACTgcattaaaaatgtttttattcttCTTCCAACTTTTGGATAGTATGTGTTAGTTTACGAATGGCCATGGGGCTCATTATTGTTTCACACGAAGGgcattatttaattttaaaaccattttatgttgcaatttttttttttttaaaggtgtTATTCACGGGGGTCCTATCCTCTGATCCCCAagttctctttcttttctggTTCCAGTATTTGTTTATAAAAGAAAAGTGTTAACTTGCagtttttagatatatttcaaCACTTTTGTCTCTATCAAAGATCCACTCCACTAATTCAGAACTTCCCATAGCTTTTATTATTGTATTCCTCcagttgtttttattttgttgtagTGCTGAGCTCTAGAAGACCCTTCTGAGATTGGTGTTGAACTTAAGTCTCTGAGGCATAACACCCAAGTCCAACCATGGTGGAAtgtgtttaaaaattttaatactgTTTTccattatttctttatttaaatactaataatgggtttagatcTTGAAACATAATTGGTTCTTTATGAGCTATAACTAATAACTAAACGAAATAAACTTTATCAagtttctattttcttttcGACTAGTTGTTTTCTAACCAGAAGAGAGATACGTCACAGCATTTGTTCTTTTGTGTTGTGTTTGCGTTATAGAAAACGACCAATTGGCATCCACATTCCCCTTCCTATGTTCTAACTAATTTTTACAATTCTGTTACTATTCATTTTGTAGGGACCATTTCTTTGTTAGAAAAAACCTTTaccttttaaataaattaaatctgTACCCTGATTACATAAGCTATATCTACCGTGCTATATGTCGTATTGTGGATCCCTTTATTgtttacctctctctctctacctttTGTTTTGCAATGCCTTTATTTGGTTTCTAGTAAGTATTATTAATTGGGAGGTTTGGTTGTGTGATGTTTATTTTAagtagtctttttttttctttgtcacaAGTTTATTTTAAGTAGTCTCTACTCTGTTTTATACGATTCTGTAGGGCTGAAAAGGCAAGAGAACACAAACAGAGGCAAAGATGTTCACTTGCATAGCTTGTACCAAAGCAGACGGAGGTGAGGAAGTCGGAGCGCGTGGAAGCACCACTCCCAATACTAAAGAAGCCGTCAAAAGCCTAACCACacaggtctctctctctctctctctatgaatctaatctcttctttctttgttgatccttctgcttttttttttcgcttttttttgttgcttttcCCTAATTGCCTTGCTAGTGAAACAAACCAAAGACACAGAACCCAATTTAAACGTATCTCACAGAACATAAAAAAGCAACTCTTTAATACTGTATAAGAAAACGTACAGTCCAtagattattttctttatctttgagATTTGTCTAATGAGAAATGAGAATTCATTACTATAGTGGTTCACTGTTGATGCAACTTTCACTTGCTTGGAATCTTTCACCAATCTCTCTTTCATAGGTTATGTCAGTGTGTGTTTCCCATCTATGTGACTAGACATGAGAGTCAAACAACTACTAAAACAATTATCCAGACTAGAAAATCCTTAACTGATGTATCCAGTTTGAATTATTCTTTAGAATTGTAGTGGTTGATTAAAGCAAAGGGGGGTCATGATTTAATGAATATTGCTACTGAAGACTGATGTAATTATACTTTTCTCAAATAAGCTTTAGTGGATTCTTACCTAAACAGGAAAAGTAAAGCAAAGGGTTTAAAGAGTAGGTGCAACTATTTAGTTAAtcaaaagaaatgaaaatacAAAAGGAAGAAATGGCCGTTATGATTGTGTTCTGCAGACTGAGAAGACAAGATGAAGTAGTTTCTTGTTATATAATAATGTTAGTTATGTAAGATCTCATAGCTTTATTGATGTTCTTTTAAGAATGATCATAGTGAAACTGttgaattaaatttttattgcgTTTTAAAATGCGTTCTTGGGTAACCTTTGTTGTGCAGATCAAAGATATGGCTATGAAATTCTCTGGTGCTTATAAACAATGTAAGCCATGCACTGGTTCCACCACCAGCCCCATGAAGAAAGTAAATCGACCAGATTATGACAATGCCTCTGAAGGTGTTCCGTACCCTTACATGGGTGGAAGCGCCGGTTCAACTCCTGCTTGGGACTTTACAAACTCCTCTCACCATCCAGCTGGACGGCCAGAGCCAAAATTCACATCAATCTATGGAAACGATCGTGAATCTATCTCTGCTCAGTCATGTGATGTGGTACTAGATGATGAAGGGCCTAAAGAGTGGATGGCTCAAGTAGAACCGGGTGTCCATATCACATTCGCTTCGCTTCCCAGTGGAGGAAATGATCTAAAACGTATCCGCTTTAGGTAAtttgattatgaaaaaaaacatGAGGGCTTGTGTCATTACATTGGAAGCTGAAACTAACCGTTAATTACTTGTGTCTTGTTTTGAAAGCCGGGAGATGTTCGACAAGTGGCAAGCTCAAAGGTGGTGGGGTGAGAACTATGACAAAATCGTTGAGCTTTACAATGTACAGAAATTTAATCGCCAAGCTCTTCAAACGCCTGCTAGATCGGAGGATCAGGTAAAAAGGAACATCTTACTTGGGTGTTTCCTTCAGACAAGAACCATTTTTGTGAACCTTgtcttgttttatttattttttcagtcACAGAGAGATTCAACTTACTCGAAGATGGAATCAGCGAGAGAAAGCAAAGACTGGACTCCAAGACACAACTTCAGACCTCCGGGAGGAGTTAATGTCCCGCATCACTTCTATGGTGGCGGCTCTAGCAACTATGGTCATCATCATCAAGGAGGACCTCCAGTGGATGCAGCACGAACCACCACAGATTCTAGAGATGAACCACCGTCAATGAGCAACGCTAGTGAAATGCAGGCAGAGTGGATCGAGGAGGACGAGCCAGGCGTTTACATTACCATCAGACAATTAGTAGATGGTACTAGAGAGCTACGTCGGGTCAGATTCAGGTATAACAAACATCTTAACTAAGCATTTCTAGAATCCTTTGGTGCTAAAACCCTCAAGAATCATACCGTAACTTGTGCTTTTATTGTTTGATCAACAGCCGGGAACGTTTTGGGGAAGTGCACGCAAAGACATGGTGGGAGCAGAACAGAGAGAGAATACAAAGCCAATACCTCTAGTAACAGAGAAATATGAATGTTCTTCAAAATCTTTAATTAATTAACCTTCTTCAGCCCTAATAACACATCTATACACACTTTGcttatcttgttttctttttagtttaagATCTATACATAAGTCAAGTGTTCCGAATCATCTTCGACGAGTACATATAACCATCATCAACCGTTAGAATATAAATAGGAAAACTGAATATCTATACAGGGTACAGAGTCAAGTGCAATTTAAGAAATTTTGGTTACCAAAATGAGTCCTAAAACACTTCACAAACGCCTAAAAACACCCACAACTATGCACTGTTTAAGGGAGTCTCTcactttgaaaaatattatagacaATAAAACTGATTCAAACTTTATTAATAAGACTgatttaaacataattaatttctGCAACTTTATTAATAAGACTGATTTAAACAATTGTAGACAACAAGAAATAAGTTTATGTGATTAAGGAAGAATTGATAAGGTATGAGACGATCtagaaaatacttaattatAATCAGCTTTTAAGTTTACAAGGGTGTTGAgcattttagttataaaaagaaatttattgCAATTTTGAGTTACAATAATTTTTGAATCGGATAGTTAATTTGGTTTGACATGAAGAGCATAAGGATAACTCAGGAAGAAGAGGCACCGGTTTGTGGACCAGCCAACGCACCATTTGGCATATCACGTTTAGCTGCATTTTAGAACAGTCATTTTCATCAacatatataattgaaaagaaaagGGTGCTAATCTAGGTGGAACAATTAACTCAAACCTGATGGTGGATCTACTGATAACTTTCTTTCAGCCTGCTGGCTACATCCTCATCCACAATAGTAGATTCTTTATCCAACTCCCTGCCATGGGGCTTCTCTGCAATCTTCAAAGCAGTCTTGGCATCACTCAAACGACGAATGGCCTCACGCTCTAGTGTCATAGCTTGCTCACCCCAAATCATCATCTCCATGACTTCCTCTTCTGCTTCTAGAACAAGGTTTTGTGCTCTCTTAGCAGTCTCACTCAATCTCTTTGCTTCCTTTATCAgcttgtatttttctatttgcaAACACATGAACAGGTTCTGTAAACTTGCTAGATTTTCTAGCATCtccttaatttcttttttagaAGATTCTTTACCTGGAGATAAGACAATAACAGCTTTTTGAACAGGTTCTTTTGCAACAGATTCTTCAATAATCATCTCTTGCACCACATGAAGGATTTGATTAGCATCATTCCAGGCATGGGCTGCTTCTTCCTCCAGTGATATCAGTTGATCAATTCCTTTACTGATCATGGAGTTTCTTGATGTAATAGCTTCTAGTTCGTGATTTGCCTCATCCAGTTCATTAGCTTCTCTAACCAACACCTCTCTGTGGTTTCTTTTGTTGGTTTTATCACCTGCATCACTCATCACAGCTTCTTTAACCCAAGATTCTTCAGCACTCGCCTCTTGAATCGCCGAAAAAGTTTGGTTGACATCAATCCACGCACGGGCTGCTTCATCATCAAGTGCCATTGATAGATCAATAACTTTATCGATCATGGAATCTTTGGATCTACGAGCTTCCAATTCTTTATCTACCAATGAATCTTTACCTTGACAACATAACCTAAACACCAGCGGAACACCTTCCAGCTTTCTTGGAAGCAGATGGCCGTAGAACTTTTCAGTGAACCCAGAAGCTTGAAGAGCATGATAGGGTACCTTTATGTTCAGTCTACTCGCCAAACGGACTTGAGAATCAATCCTTGTGTCCCAAAATCCTTTGGAACACAACTTCGTACTTATCTTTCGAGTTGGCAAGAAGCAGTCTGCACCGCGAAACATATTCTGCCGCTGGGAGTTACAAGAAAACATCATATATTCCTTTGAAACTTATCGAGCACGTACGTGCTGCAAACAAGTTTCTTAAGAATTTCGGAGACAATTGATTATCTCGAACACTCACGCTTGATTCTCTCAAGAAACTCAAGATGATAAATGTCCAAGAAATTAATACTCTAGGACAGAAGAAATATCGTGGAGATTAATAAGAACGAAGGTTTATTTTTGACTCTATACGTAGGGTTGTTATGACAGACTAACAGCGCATGCTGTCTTTTACGTTCAGTTCacttttctttgattttctgTATTCTTAAattcaaatcaaataataaCAACAGGTTAAAACCAAGACGTGCCAAACCATCGTAATTAGATTTCATATCCAAAACTAATAAATTCTAATacatatctaatattttttgaacGAAATACatatctattatatatttaactcGAACTTTGttggataaaaataaaatactaaatatctaagatattaataatatacttGGTGTTTTGTCAGTATATGCAGACATGATCGATTAAATTAGTTTATGacattaatttaaaaactaacataataaattattatttatgttttaaattttttaaattaaacatcaaaatatttatatgacaacttttcatcaaaatatatatgtttactaCTGTATAGAAATTCTAAAATTACTCAcatatcataaatattttagaacatatcttttttttttttgattaacctgggggtatcccgGACCTATGGAAGGGCCCAGATTAATTCCCAAGGAGAGGTGCAGCCCACGGATATACCCTCTCTACGGGTATGCAAATGGGCCCTAAAGCATAGGCTCATATCCGTGTTGGTGTCCAGAAATCATAACTTAGTTCCCTCCAGCAGGGTTCGAACTCACAACCTTTGTGCAGGAAGGAGTCCGTCCTTACCATTGGGCCATGATGTTCTGGACAAGgaggttaaacccgggtcagtgatgacacaagcctaacccccGGATAGAAGTTAGGCTTGTACAAATGCTTTtgcttaaataatatttaactatagatataaattgttttatattttatttttaaattttataatagaaaatattatttccagataacaaaaatttatatatatatatatatatatatatcttagtTTCAAAAATgcgattttatttttgataatttattatgtttagTAATCAATTATCtgatataacatataaatataatattattaacacaaaatccattttatactatataacaattattttaaatgtgaatTATACTAGCTACTCTAAGTTTTAACATGAGATCTCGAATGAAAAAATCAATTAGCCGAGTTAGATTTTAAAACTccattttgtaaattaaaatttattagtttatctgagaaaatagaaatatgttgttgttttctCGAAAATAAATATGTTGTTTATTTTACAtacttaaatttagttttagtataAAAATGATTAGTGCACTAGtttacttaatttaatttattgtttagtagtatatttatacttatagaatatataaaatattagtgttttttacttttaataaaacaataataCAATATCAAtgtataatgatattttaacattttctgctaaaacaaaaaaattattttatgaaaaaattataatctttcgtcaaaattgtaaaatcttattttcctactaaaacaataaatttgtatattctCACTGAatcacaaaattaaattttgtttccaAAATTCCAAAGTtaatttttcttacaaaatcataaaattttgcATTCTCTCCAAGACCATGAAATTGCGTTTCCGTCAAAATAGTTGGTTTCCCAAATAACAATGATTTTTTCcctttaaaattatgttttttgcaaaataaaaaattatcattttcaagcaaaactgtaaaattatattttcccaAAACCcataacatatattcttttgtttcagcaagaatctttatattttgtttaccGATAAAACCAAAAATGCGTATTTTCGCCAAAACctctaaaattattattttcagcCATAATATAAAATTGTGCTTTCCACTAAATATGTAAAGTTATGTTTTCGAAATAAAATGGTATCTGCgaccaaaactataaaatcttaaaatttggcaaaataaaaaaaaatatttcgcTGCCAATATTATAAAATTGTGTTTGTGTCAAAACCATTACACCAAAGTCgtaaaaataagttttatgtcagattttgttttcaaattttcttagACGAATtggtaaaattttgtttttagtcaAAATCTAAAATTGTTTTGCCACCAAAACccctaaaataattttttaataaattgtaaaattatgCGCCAAAACAGAAAAGTATATTTTACCtaaaaaaccttaaaattttgttttccatCAAAATTGAAAATCATCAAATTAACAAATCCTTAAGATTTTAAGACTAGACATACCCGTTGTGTAAATAAAATTGGGCTAAGTTATTGTCTAAACTGGACTACTCAAGAATATCAGAATAAATGACAGctatatttgtaatttattatccaaaaataataattcagtTTTATAGATCATAATTAAGAAACTgaaaaaagataaacaaatcaaaattgGTAAGTCCCATGTTCCATCCTCCCTCTTCCAAAAGCAATCTGCTTTAATAGTAGATGCCATATAAACCGGCGGCAATGGATTTGAAGGATAGCAAAACGTAAGCTGTGAAGAGGAACTGTCCAATGTCAGTCTCCAGCTTTAACATTACTCTTCGTATTATGGTTCCTTGAAGAGAAAGATTTATTCTAATATGtcttaataatattacataaaaaatgTGACGGAAAACTTAGGCCCGAGGCTACGCCGGCTAATTTCTTGGCGTGAAGATAGCTGGTGAGTATGGTTGAGAATAATATCCGGTCACCTACGAGCTGGAATGGTGGATGTTGGAATCAAAATCGTACATAATCAATAGGGGTGTCATGAGCAGGAATTACATTTTATAGGTTTAATTATCAAATGAGATTTTAATGATCCAGCTCGATTTAGTTTGTGAGATATCTGAATGAGTTTAAATGATTACTAGTTTTGAGTTGCATTCTGAAAGAGGggaattatttttattcatatatttatttattgaaaattaaatttttataaaactgtattttatgataaaatttgattttcaaatataaataagtaaactaaaatctatatgaataaaattttatgaagATAAGATAGGGAAATTTgctaaatacaaaaatatacccaaacttcaatcaaatgcaaaactaacataaAAGTCTCGTGAAATTACAACCAACGCCTTATgaccaaataaaaaatcaaaattcattTTACGAACATAACCCGAGAAAGTCTTCTGCAAGACTTCTATGatcttaaaaatagtttataaattttataaaaaattattttgtgggggaaaaattgaaatcatgtaattataaataactataaatgatgtaaattaaGATATAGTAAAATTGGATTGTTTttaacatagatgagtgaatgtAGTGAGTCAtagtatttttttggtttagtgtttggcaacatatgttgtagtattgtatatattcttagggttagattttggaagcttaatattttttttgaaaaaaataattttgagttATACGTGTttaattttgtgtatattaaaaaccttttaaattgaatttaagTTTATTGAATTATTTGTTTCTATTTAGTTAGTTATTTCAGTTCAAAGTTTATATTTAGGGTCTAGACGATTTCGACAAAGTCTTCCTGTGTTTTTTTTACGTTAGAAGCTTTCCAGGAAGTCTTCAGAATCGAAAATATTTAACACAATTAGAAAATTTTGTCtcattatataaagaaaatttacacattTTCTCTATTCTTCTCAAATGGCtccaacaaaaatgtaatgtttttcactccaaaactctcTAACCtttctctaatctctttgagaAAATACTactaaactttatatcaatttcttcattttttatctcatgtctttctcactaataTATCTTGTTTTCGCAAGTTTTTAATTACATGGTTCTCAT
The Raphanus sativus cultivar WK10039 chromosome 1, ASM80110v3, whole genome shotgun sequence DNA segment above includes these coding regions:
- the LOC108850063 gene encoding protein BREVIS RADIX; translated protein: MFTCIACTKADGGEEVGARGSTTPNTKEAVKSLTTQIKDMAMKFSGAYKQCKPCTGSTTSPMKKVNRPDYDNASEGVPYPYMGGSAGSTPAWDFTNSSHHPAGRPEPKFTSIYGNDRESISAQSCDVVLDDEGPKEWMAQVEPGVHITFASLPSGGNDLKRIRFSREMFDKWQAQRWWGENYDKIVELYNVQKFNRQALQTPARSEDQSQRDSTYSKMESARESKDWTPRHNFRPPGGVNVPHHFYGGGSSNYGHHHQGGPPVDAARTTTDSRDEPPSMSNASEMQAEWIEEDEPGVYITIRQLVDGTRELRRVRFSRERFGEVHAKTWWEQNRERIQSQYL